The DNA window ACGCCGAGGCCGCCGCCATCAGCGACGACGAACCCGGACCCGAATACATCCGCGCGGAGTTGATCTCCGGCGGAATGGCACCAAAATCAATCACCTTTGACCTCCTCTAGGACGGCGCTGATGTAGTGACCTCCAGCAGGGCGGTGTTTTGCGTCTGACTTCGCGATAGAGATCGGTGTGTCGATCAGACGACATCCGACGGGTTCTCCGAGCTCTCTTGGAGGATCTGATCATGTCCGAAGCAAACTCTGGTGGCGACCGCTCGCACCGTCGCCCGAAGCGGTTCTTGAGCCCGTCGCAGAAGTACGAGATATGGCTGCAGCTGGTACGCCAGGAGGTGACGATCGCCGAGGCCGCCGCCAACCATCAGGTGGATCGCACGACGATCATGCGCATCCGCACGATCGCCAAGGAAGGTGCGCTGGCCGCGCTGGCGGCAGCCAAGCCAGGCGCGGCGGCCCGCCAACGCGACTACGAACTCGATGCCGCCAAGGCCGAGAACGCGCGGCTGTCCGAGGCACTCAAGGAGATGGCCGTGCGGCTGACGTTGGTCGAGGGAAAAGGGCGCTGGGGCTAAGTGGCCGAGTCCCACACCGTGTCGACGTGGCCACCAAGACGGCGCTGTTGGGCTTGCTCGACCAGGCGGTCGATGAAGGTTGGACACTGCGCCAGGCATGCCATGCGTTGGAGCTCGGCGAGCTGCGGGCACATCGCTGGATCGCTCGCCGAGCGATCGGCCAGCTGGTCGACAAGATCCCTGGTGGGTCGCCCATGCATGGGCTGCTCGACGAAGAAGTCAGCGAGATCTTGGCGTTGTTCGACCAGTGGGGCGAGACCGACCGCTCGCACCGCAAGCTTGCTCACCGCGGCTCTTATCTGGGCCGGGTATGGGTGTCACCGTCGAGTGTTCGTCGGGTCCTGTTCTTGGCGGACAAGCACTTTCGACCACTTCCCAAGCCTGGACGTTCTCAACGCAAGCCCTTCCCGGATTGGGTGGACTACAAGCCGAACTCGATCTGGATTTACGATACGACGCACTTCACCAGGGCGGGGATGGCAGTGTTGATCATTCAGGATTTGGTCTCGCGCAAGTGGATCACCGAGGTCGTCTCCGCTGAGGAAACCTCCACCCAGGTCGAGATCGGGTTCACCGACGCGCTCGACATCGAGGGACTCCTGCAGGCCGTTGAGCGACGCGCCGACGGCCTGGTCGATATCGGCATCGACGACCAGGCCCGGCCGATCCTGCTCGCGGTGTCCGATAACGGTCCCCAGATGACGTCGGGCTCGACGCGGGAGTTCATGGCCATGTCTGCGATCGCCCAGCACTTCGGACGCCCCGGAACGCCGACCGATCAAGCCTGGATCGAGAGTTTCAACGGGCACCTCAAGGCCGAGTTCCCGCACCTGCTCGCGATCGAGGACCCCGCCACCCTGCGCGCCGAACTTGCCGTCACCCGCCAATTCTGGAACGGAGTCCGGTTGCACGCCGGCATCGGCTATGTCACGCCCAACGACGAACACGAAGGACGAGGGGAGGCCATCCGCAAAGCACGCCAAGCCGGGCTCGAATCCGCCCGCAACCGCCGACTTGCCTGGCACCGCCAGCAAAGGCACACTCAACCCATACAGGATCCCGACGATGTTGTCTGATCAAACGCGAATGTCTATCGCAAAGTCAGAAACACCTCAGCGGGGATTTCGCGGTATCGGGGTCTCGACGGCTGGGAGGGGCTTGCGGGCTGATATTAATGGGATCGTAGGTGGCCTGGTGGCCTGGTGGCCTGGTGGTCCCGATCAGGCGATGGCCCAGCCCCCGGCCGCTGAATGCAGGCCCAGGCTGGCCAATCGGGCGAGGTTGATCGCGCCGGCTCGGGCGAGGATGTCGGTCAGGATGCGTTGTTGTCCGCGGCAGCGAGCCTTGCGACCACCCCAGGGGCGCCGGGTGAAGTGACTGATCTTGCGTTCCACAACCGGCCGATACGTTCGGTAATCGGTCTGCCAGGCCGGGTCGCGTTGGCGGGCCTTGGCCAGCTGTAGGGCGGCCTCATGGGCATGGATGGTGATCACCCGTCCACGGCGGGCTTTGGTGCATTGCGCCCGCAGCGGACACGACCCACACAATGCCCCGAAGCGAGCGACCTGCTGACGCCGCCCGGTGCTGATGGCCACAGTGTGCTCGGCCGGGCAGGTGACGGTGCCCGCAGTCAGGTCGATACCGAACTGGTCTTTGGAATAGCCGTTGGCGTTGCGCACCGGGGGCACTTTGGCGCGCATGTCATGGCCACGTTGGGTCTGCTCATCGAGGGTGGCCCCATCAGCGTAAGCCGAATCGCCATACACCTCAAAGACATTGGGCTCCGACTCGTTTCGCACATGCTCACCGTGATCGGTGATCGTTTCATCGGCATCGGCATCGGCATCGGCATCGGTGGCGGCATCGGTGGCGGCGGAATCGGGTGCAGCACTCGTGGTGTCGGTGACCGGGTTGCCCAGCAGCTCGTCGATGACCTCACGGTCGGCGGCGTTGGCCGCGGTGACGGCCACCGCGGTGATCAGCTCGTCATCGGGATCGATACCCAAATGGGACTTGTAGCCATCGAAGGTCCGCGCCCGCGACTTATGCCCATGGCGGGCCTCGGTATCAACGGTGGAGATCAGCCGATCCCGGGCCACCCGCCTCGCGATGCGAAACACCCCGTCGTCGCCGGCCTCGACGTCCTGGCCGGCCACCAGCGCCAGCAACTCGACCGCCTCACCGAGTGCCCCGTCAAGCTGGCGGCCATCGCAGGCCTCCAGTGCTGCCTTGGCGTCGCGCACCAGCGCATCGACCAAGGCTTCACGCGCCGTGGGATCGTCCCAGTCACACGGTGGTTTTCCCAGGCTGGCGTAGTCATCGTCGCGGGTCAGCACGGTGCGCACCGCACCGGCCACCTCCGGATCGGCCCGATCGGCCACCGCCAGTAGTTTGCGGATCGCGGCCCGCAGCTGGATCACCGTGTCCTGGGTGGCCACCGCATCCAACAGCGGAGTGGAATCGAGCACCCGGCGCCGTCCCCGCAACAACCCCGCCGCCCGCGCCGTGGTGTTGACGTCCTCGAACAACCGCCGTGGCCGATCCGATGCGCGTAGCCGGTTGCGCATCCCGACCAGCACCGTGGGATGAAACGCCTCCGCATCCACGGTCAACCCGGCGGCCGCTTTCCAGCGCAGGTCAAAGGCCAGCCGGTCGCAGGCCTCCCGATCCGAAAGCCCCTCGTAGGCCTGCAGCAGCATCACCGCGGCCATCACCCGCGCCGGCACCGTTGGCCGACCCAACGCCGAACGCTTGAACACATCAGCGAAATAATCGTCGTCGAACAGTGCACCGCCGTGGTCGGCCAGCAGCCGATAGATGCTGCCCGCCGGCAGCTGATCGCCGACAAGCAGCATCACGTCATCGAACCGGCCCTGCCGATTTTCCCGTCCCAAAGCCACGCATCTGATCCTCGCCGCCCATCCATGCGAAACCCGCTCAGCCACGCCGAAAGTCAGCGACTAAAACAGCACCGTCCTAGCCGGTCGCGGCCGTGTTGGCCGCCCCGAACTCACGCCCGAAGTGGTTGCGGTCTCCTGTGAACCCCCTTGGAGTCCAACAGCTTTCCGGGGCCCCGTCGCTTTCATGGCGTCATCCCGCAGACTGGGGCCGCAGGACCACGCTGTGGCGCGGCCCGTACCGATAACCGAATCCGGGCCCCTGCTTGGCATGGCCACCCGCGGGCATCCCAGTGAGCAGACCGTGGACTCCCGGGTTCGGGCCGACACCGGAAACATTGGGGCTCACGGGGGAGTCGGCGCCCGACAGGACCGCGACCACAGTGCCCGCCCCCTCAGGTGGGCCGGCCCAGGCCGCCTGTACGGACAGCACACCCACCTTGCCGGCCTGGCTCACGCTCGCCGAGAGCCCCGGACCGGCGTGGCCGAGGTCGGCCGCCGAGGCCGCCGCCAGTACCGGTCCGTTCAGCCCCAGGCCGGAAAATTGCGGGGTGGGATACCACGCCCCACCCGCGCCGGCCGTCGAGCCGCCGGGACCGAAGGTCAGCTGCTGTCCGATCGACCACGCGAAGTTGCCGACGCCCACCCTGAAGTAGGCCTGCGGGGTCTGCTTGATGACGGTGTTGCAGTTCGGCGGTGTCAGGCCGAGCCAGTTGTTGGTCGGCGTCGGTATCCACTGCCGCAACCAGCCGGGTAGCGCCGATGTGGGAGATGTCGACGCCGCCGACGACGAAAGCGGTTGCAGCGCTTCGGGAGCCGCGACGAGCGACGCGAGCTGCGGCACTGTGTCGGCGGCGTTTCCGGCCGGGCTGGCGGCGGTTTGCGCGACCGCCACGGCCTGCCGGCTGCCGGCGTCCGTGGCCGCCGTGTTCGGAGGCGACCGGAACAGCGTCACGAGGGCGG is part of the Mycobacterium sp. HUMS_12744610 genome and encodes:
- a CDS encoding helix-turn-helix domain-containing protein, translated to MSEANSGGDRSHRRPKRFLSPSQKYEIWLQLVRQEVTIAEAAANHQVDRTTIMRIRTIAKEGALAALAAAKPGAAARQRDYELDAAKAENARLSEALKEMAVRLTLVEGKGRWG
- a CDS encoding transposase translates to MATKTALLGLLDQAVDEGWTLRQACHALELGELRAHRWIARRAIGQLVDKIPGGSPMHGLLDEEVSEILALFDQWGETDRSHRKLAHRGSYLGRVWVSPSSVRRVLFLADKHFRPLPKPGRSQRKPFPDWVDYKPNSIWIYDTTHFTRAGMAVLIIQDLVSRKWITEVVSAEETSTQVEIGFTDALDIEGLLQAVERRADGLVDIGIDDQARPILLAVSDNGPQMTSGSTREFMAMSAIAQHFGRPGTPTDQAWIESFNGHLKAEFPHLLAIEDPATLRAELAVTRQFWNGVRLHAGIGYVTPNDEHEGRGEAIRKARQAGLESARNRRLAWHRQQRHTQPIQDPDDVV
- a CDS encoding transposase codes for the protein MALGRENRQGRFDDVMLLVGDQLPAGSIYRLLADHGGALFDDDYFADVFKRSALGRPTVPARVMAAVMLLQAYEGLSDREACDRLAFDLRWKAAAGLTVDAEAFHPTVLVGMRNRLRASDRPRRLFEDVNTTARAAGLLRGRRRVLDSTPLLDAVATQDTVIQLRAAIRKLLAVADRADPEVAGAVRTVLTRDDDYASLGKPPCDWDDPTAREALVDALVRDAKAALEACDGRQLDGALGEAVELLALVAGQDVEAGDDGVFRIARRVARDRLISTVDTEARHGHKSRARTFDGYKSHLGIDPDDELITAVAVTAANAADREVIDELLGNPVTDTTSAAPDSAATDAATDADADADADETITDHGEHVRNESEPNVFEVYGDSAYADGATLDEQTQRGHDMRAKVPPVRNANGYSKDQFGIDLTAGTVTCPAEHTVAISTGRRQQVARFGALCGSCPLRAQCTKARRGRVITIHAHEAALQLAKARQRDPAWQTDYRTYRPVVERKISHFTRRPWGGRKARCRGQQRILTDILARAGAINLARLASLGLHSAAGGWAIA